From Acidipropionibacterium acidipropionici, one genomic window encodes:
- the typA gene encoding translational GTPase TypA — protein sequence MPVRKDLRNIAIVAHVDHGKTTLVDAMLWQSGAFREGADVEKRVMDSMDLEREKGITILAKNTAVKHTMSDGEEITLNIIDTPGHADFGGEVERGLEMVDGVLLLVDASEGPLPQTRFVLRKALAKKLPLVLVINKVDRPDARIDEVVEETYDLFMDLSDDNDASLLDVPVVYASAKAGRASLEKPADGQLPDSPDLQPLFDSILKNIPAPTYTEGATLQAHVTNLDASPYLGRLALCRIVEGELHKGEPVALCRRDGSVENVKLSEVLITEALDRVPTETAGPGDIVAVAGIPDITIGETITDPEDPKPLPLIHVDEPSMSMTIGINTSPLSGRSGDKLTARLLKARLDQELIGNVSIKVSDTDRPDMWEVQGRGELQLAVLVEMMRREGFELTVGKPQVVTREINGKLHEPFERVTVDCPEEFMGAVTQMMGLRKGQMMHMVNHGSGWVRMEFVVPARGLIGFRTEFLTQTRGQGIMNQIFENYQPWVGELRTRQTGSMVADRQGTVTSFALFNLQERGTMFVAPGDDVYEGMVCGENSRPDDMDVNPTKEKHLTNVRSSTGDELERLIPATKMSMEQQLEFCRSDECLEVTPDVVRIRKTELNAHDRAKARTRAKHA from the coding sequence ATGCCCGTTCGCAAAGACCTGCGCAATATCGCCATCGTGGCCCACGTCGACCACGGCAAGACCACCCTCGTGGACGCGATGCTGTGGCAGTCGGGAGCCTTCCGGGAGGGCGCCGACGTCGAGAAGCGCGTGATGGACTCGATGGACCTTGAGCGGGAGAAGGGCATCACCATCCTCGCCAAGAACACCGCCGTCAAGCACACCATGAGCGACGGCGAGGAGATCACCCTCAATATCATCGACACCCCCGGACACGCCGACTTCGGCGGCGAGGTGGAGCGCGGCCTGGAGATGGTCGACGGCGTCCTGCTGCTCGTCGACGCCTCCGAGGGGCCCCTCCCCCAGACCCGGTTCGTGCTGCGCAAGGCCCTGGCCAAGAAACTGCCCTTGGTGCTGGTGATCAACAAGGTCGACCGGCCCGACGCCCGCATCGACGAGGTGGTCGAGGAGACCTACGACCTCTTCATGGACCTCTCCGATGACAACGACGCCTCCCTGCTCGACGTCCCCGTCGTCTACGCCTCCGCCAAGGCCGGACGCGCATCCCTGGAGAAGCCCGCGGATGGCCAGCTGCCCGACTCCCCCGATCTGCAGCCCCTCTTCGACTCCATCCTCAAGAACATCCCGGCGCCGACCTACACCGAGGGCGCCACCCTCCAGGCCCACGTCACCAACCTCGACGCCTCCCCCTACCTCGGCCGTCTGGCCCTGTGCCGCATCGTCGAGGGCGAGCTCCACAAGGGCGAGCCGGTGGCCCTGTGCCGCCGCGACGGCTCCGTCGAGAACGTCAAGCTCTCCGAGGTGCTCATTACCGAGGCCCTCGACCGGGTGCCCACCGAGACCGCCGGCCCCGGCGACATCGTCGCTGTCGCCGGCATCCCCGACATCACCATCGGCGAGACCATCACCGACCCCGAGGATCCCAAGCCGCTGCCGCTCATCCACGTCGACGAGCCGTCGATGTCGATGACCATCGGCATCAACACCTCCCCGCTGTCCGGGCGCTCCGGCGACAAGCTCACCGCCAGGCTGCTCAAGGCCCGCCTGGACCAGGAGCTCATCGGCAACGTCTCCATCAAGGTCTCCGACACCGACCGCCCCGACATGTGGGAGGTCCAGGGACGCGGCGAGCTGCAGCTGGCCGTGCTGGTGGAGATGATGCGCCGCGAGGGCTTCGAGCTCACCGTCGGCAAGCCCCAGGTGGTCACCCGCGAGATCAACGGCAAGCTGCACGAGCCCTTCGAGCGGGTCACCGTGGACTGCCCCGAGGAGTTCATGGGCGCCGTCACCCAGATGATGGGGCTGCGCAAGGGCCAGATGATGCACATGGTCAACCACGGATCCGGATGGGTCCGGATGGAGTTCGTGGTGCCGGCCCGCGGCCTCATCGGCTTCCGCACCGAGTTCCTCACCCAGACCCGCGGCCAGGGGATCATGAACCAGATCTTCGAGAACTACCAGCCCTGGGTCGGGGAGCTGCGCACCCGCCAGACCGGCTCGATGGTCGCCGACCGGCAGGGCACCGTCACCTCCTTCGCCCTGTTCAACCTCCAGGAGCGCGGCACCATGTTCGTCGCACCGGGCGATGACGTCTACGAGGGCATGGTGTGCGGGGAGAACTCCCGGCCCGACGACATGGACGTCAACCCCACCAAGGAGAAGCACCTCACCAACGTGCGGTCGTCCACCGGTGACGAGCTCGAGCGGCTCATCCCGGCCACCAAGATGTCGATGGAGCAGCAGCTCGAGTTCTGCCGCTCCGACGAGTGCCTCGAGGTGACCCCCGACGTCGTCCGGATCCGCAAGACCGAGCTCAACGCCCATGACCGGGCCAAGGCCCGCACCCGCGCCAAGCACGCCTGA
- a CDS encoding type II toxin-antitoxin system PemK/MazF family toxin: MPDLAPGDIVWVYLDPVVGREQSGRRPAVVVSSRGHLLIADTLVTVAPITSVDRGWSNHIPLGPDALQHPSWAMTEQVRTISRERVVRRAGRVDPGTLAEIRRWIIDFIDE; this comes from the coding sequence ATGCCTGATCTGGCCCCCGGTGACATCGTCTGGGTCTATCTCGATCCGGTAGTCGGACGAGAACAGAGCGGGCGGCGTCCAGCAGTTGTCGTCTCCTCGCGCGGGCATCTCCTGATCGCCGACACGCTCGTAACCGTGGCGCCGATCACGTCGGTCGATCGCGGATGGTCGAATCACATCCCGCTGGGACCCGACGCCCTCCAGCATCCGTCATGGGCGATGACCGAGCAGGTGCGCACCATCTCGCGTGAGCGCGTAGTCCGCCGCGCGGGCCGGGTCGATCCGGGCACACTGGCCGAGATCCGACGGTGGATCATCGATTTCATCGACGAGTAG